Proteins encoded by one window of Vanacampus margaritifer isolate UIUO_Vmar chromosome 17, RoL_Vmar_1.0, whole genome shotgun sequence:
- the slc39a4 gene encoding zinc transporter ZIP4, with amino-acid sequence MTTFRQKLLVLSALTSWCALGSVSACPAVDEAYGAVVNLLHPGQQHSLLDEESLVALFNRLENRVQCGEVPCGKCKLSNAVHQLLHNHSDHRQAGAVKNHAIDAAGFTALAAGCVLYLTSPDTVCAAAGQGRWGEEVEHFLHGIASGNSYEHHHEGEEVEGESCHGREHQHVGLGGLESVFRELLKHYESSDFENCITTSDIMSEVGASSAEQTQAAGAVLGRVLHHALQGRCFQSLPGESFFLDDIMHRLGSENFTIEELEAAMMSLGIGPNFESSHESEENEHSHHDHDMPRQHSETNGTWEEHCFSAHELVVIHGLDVNSSNLGRSGLARLSPALIQQILSGSCAGSHPTKPDKLTKTERYLYATLANVVITLMSMLGILLLLCTSCTSVFQLCIQFCISLAVGSLTGDALLHLLPMFLGLHVHSEAGGGHHHGQPELSDYVYKMLVVMGGIYFFYLMETVFNIITHGGHHHHADESEVHHCDHSRVLEMCQQDRKQKDKLHSISKADLVKEEECERNFHLSRERTREHRLLPYMITFGDGIHNFADGLAMGAAFTLSWKSGLATTLAVLCHELPHELGDFAILLNCGMSVSRALLLNVGSAMTSFIGLYIALSVATDLATTQWIAAITAGLFLYVGLADMLPTMTHIKSKSPWLMFALQNVGLLMGWAILLLLSVYEETISF; translated from the exons ATGACTACGTTTCGCCAAAAGCTGCTCGTTCTCTCGGCGCTGACAAGTTGGTGTGCGCTCGGTTCGGTATCAGCGTGTCCCGCCGTGGACGAGGCGTACGGAGCCGTGGTCAACCTGCTGCACCCCGGCCAGCAGCACTCACTTCTGGACGAGGAGTCGTTGGTCGCTCTCTTTAATAGGCTGGAGAACCGTGTGCAGTGTGGAGAAGTGCCGTGTGGaaag TGCAAGCTATCAAACGCCGTCCACCAGCTGCTCCACAATCACAGCGATCATCGGCAGGCGGGAGCAGTGAAAAACCACGCTATCGACGCGGCGGGATTCACCGCCCTGGCCGCCGGTTGCGTCCTGTACCTGACCTCTCCTGACACGGTGTGCGCCGCGGCAGGTCAGGGCAGGTGGGGGGAAGAAGTGGAACACTTCCTGCATGGAATCGCAAGCGGGAATTCCTATGAACATCACCACGAGGGGGAGGAGGTGGAGGGCGAGTCGTGCCATGGGCGCGAACATCAGCACGTGGGCCTTGGTGGATTAGAAAGTGTGTTCAGAGAGCTTCTCAAGCACTATGAGTCGTCAGATTTTGAG AACTGCATCACAACAAGCGACATCATGTCAGAGGTCGGCGCCTCGTCAGCGGAGCAGACCCAAGCGGCGGGTGCAGTTCTGGGCCGGGTCTTGCATCACGCCTTGCAAGGCCGATGCTTCCAGTCGCTCCCTGGAGAGAGCTTCTTCCTAGATGACATCATGCACCGACTGGGCTCTGAGAATTTCACCattgaag AACTTGAGGCTGCCATGATGTCTCTTGGCATcggacccaactttgagtcaagccACGAGTCCGAAGAGAACGAGCATTCGCACCATGATCACGACATGCCACGCCAACATTCGGAAACGAACGGCACCTGGGAAGAG CACTGCTTCTCTGCGCACGAGCTGGTAGTGATCCACGGCTTGGATGTGAACTCGTCCAACCTGGGCCGCTCTGGCCTGGCCCGGCTTAGCCCGGCGCTGATCCAGCAGATCTTGAGCGGGTCCTGCGCCGGCTCGCACCCGACGAAACCGGACAAGCTCACCAAAACGGAGA GGTATCTGTACGCAACCCTGGCCAACGTGGTCATCACGCTGATGTCCATGTTGGGCATCTTGCTGCTGCTGTGCACGTCGTGCACTAGCGTCTTCCAGCTGTGCATCCAGTTCTGCATCAGCCTGGCCGTGGGCTCACTCACGGGGGACGCGTTGCTGCATCTGCTGCCCATG TTTCTGGGCCTGCACGTGCACTCGGAAGCCGGCGGAGGTCACCACCATGGCCAACCGGAGTTGTCGGATTACGTGTACAAGATGCTGGTGGTGATGGGCGGCATCTACTTCTTCTACCTGATGGAAACGGTCTTCAACATCATCACACATGGTGGCCATCACCACCACGCG GATGAATCCGAAGTCCACCACTGCGACCACAGCCGAGTCCTCGAGATGTGTCAACAGGACaggaaacaaaaagacaaactgcACTCAATTTCCAAAGCAGACCTG GTGAAAGAAGAGGAGTGTGAAAGAAATTTTCATCTGTCCAGAGAGAGAACTCGAG AACATCGGCTGCTGCCTTACATGATCACTTTCGGCGACGGCATCCACAACTTCGCCGACGGCCTGGCGATGGGCGCCGCCTTCACGCTCTCATGGAAATCCGGACTGGCCACGACGCTGGCAGTCCTCTGCCACGAGCTGCCGCACGAGCTAG GCGACTTCGCCATCTTGCTCAACTGCGGCATGTCGGTGAGCCGGGCGCTTCTTTTGAACGTCGGCAGCGCCATGACGTCGTTCATTGGCCTCTACATCGCGTTGAGCGTGGCGACTGACCTGGCCACGACTCAGTGGATCGCCGCCATTACTGCGGGCCTTTTTCTCTATGTGGGCCTGGCTGACATG
- the mterf1 gene encoding transcription termination factor 1, mitochondrial — MASGFKAFIGLHRLAQQPFKCITVQSATTSPLLRFYSVTPSKDDTNAYPENESLLENLDLLGVDVKMARQRQPGVLRRGVTNEQGLARFLQNKGASRQTIASIISRYPRAITRSLDHLEQRWQLWKNILQTDKELVGILERSPESFFRSSNNGNFEKNITYLSSLGLSNKDLHRLIGTAPRTFSNRVELNKQMVRCLEDICVQLGGTDPEEFAKVIISKNHYILIRSTKRLKANTNYVRTTLKLTDAELLAYLQGPGAKILDISNEYLKNNMTSLQGRLLALGCCEEDIKKLVMGYPMVLYIGATTLGTKLDCLIKGGIILKQILEKPKVLDYGTKNVTARLEELRAIGYDFQANGIGILDLSRKRFGAKMEKLVTCTDE, encoded by the coding sequence ATGGCTTCTGGGTTCAAAGCATTCATTGGCCTCCACAGATTAGCTCAACAACCTTTTAAATGCATTACCGTACAGTCCGCGACAACTTCCCCTCTCTTGAGGTTTTACAGTGTGACACCGAGCAAGGATGATACCAATGCATACCCTGAGAATGAGTCCCTGCTGGAGAACTTGGATCTGTTGGGTGTGGATGTGAAGATGGCGCGCCAGCGTCAGCCCGGCGTTCTCCGTAGAGGCGTCACTAACGAGCAGGGCCTGGCTCGGTTCCTGCAGAACAAAGGTGCCAGCCGCCAGACCATTGCCAGCATCATATCGCGTTACCCTCGGGCCATCACCCGCTCCCTGGACCATCTTGAGCAGCGCTGGCAGCTGTGGAAGAACATCTTACAGACGGACAAGGAGCTTGTGGGCATTCTGGAACGCTCGCCCGAGTCGTTCTTCCGCTCCAGCAACAACGGCAACTTTGAGAAGAATATAACTTACCTGTCTTCACTGGGGCTCAGCAACAAAGACCTCCATCGGCTGATCGGGACTGCACCGCGTACCTTCTCAAACCGGGTGGAGCTCAACAAGCAGATGGTGCGGTGCTTGGAGGACATCTGCGTCCAGCTTGGCGGGACTGATCCTGAGGAGTTTGCCAAAGTGATCATATCCAAAAACCACTATATTCTCATCCGGAGCACAAAGAGACTCAAGGCCAACACCAATTACGTGCGAACGACTCTGAAACTGACGGATGCAGAGCTCCTGGCCTATTTGCAAGGGCCAGGTGCGAAAATCTTGGACATTTCCAACGAGTACCTGAAAAATAACATGACCAGTCTTCAGGGGAGGCTGCTCGCGCTGGGCTGTTGCGAAGAGGACATCAAAAAGCTGGTCATGGGCTATCCGATGGTTTTGTACATAGGGGCGACGACGCTGGGCACAAAACTGGACTGTCTCATAAAAGGAGGAATCATCCTGAAGCAGATCCTGGAGAAGCCTAAAGTCTTGGACTACGGCACGAAGAATGTCACAGCCAGACTAGAGGAGCTTCGTGCAATCGGCTATGACTTCCAGGCGAACGGCATCGGCATCCTGGACTTGAGTCGGAAGCGATTTGGAGCTAAGATGGAGAAACTTGTCACTTGCACCGATGAGTAA